The sequence below is a genomic window from Theobroma cacao cultivar B97-61/B2 chromosome 6, Criollo_cocoa_genome_V2, whole genome shotgun sequence.
GCCTAACACTGCCacgaaaaataattattttcatatggAGGGTGCTAAATGGTTGTCTTCCCACAAGAGAGGCTTTGATTCGACGTCGCATTAATATTGATATAGGTTGCCCATTATGTGATGCTCAACCAGAACCAGACTTCCATATCCTATGCGGTTGTCTCTTTGCCAGAGTAGTTTGGCTAGTTTCTAAATGGGCGTTCAGGAATATTGCTcaagatttttcttctctaggTGCATGGATCATGGCACTTCTTCAACATGTTGATAAGGCTGATGTTGAGGAAATTTTATCTATTATGTGGGCGCgatggaaatcaagaaatgCAGCTATTTTCAAACATGAGAAAAAGGCCCCTCGGGAGGTTGTCGAGTTGGGCACTGACATGTGCTTCCAATATCAACAAGCAATGGGTGGAGGAAGGCCGAATCTATTGACAACTGCACCTGATGCAAAACGGTGGAGACTAACTGTGGGAATA
It includes:
- the LOC18590259 gene encoding uncharacterized protein LOC18590259, encoding MVTIWLHWDTDLCATIDGVNMPSRSGNDFLSWRKLWSLTLPRKIIIFIWRVLNGCLPTREALIRRRINIDIGCPLCDAQPEPDFHILCGCLFARVVWLVSKWAFRNIAQDFSSLGAWIMALLQHVDKADVEEILSIMWARWKSRNAAIFKHEKKAPREVVELGTDMCFQYQQAMGGGRPNLLTTAPDAKRWRLTVGIKLKCDASIYKLDGARWAGAGFILRNSNGDFLLAGGVKFDYLSNVAMAELKSLLWALLICSKEYVLVTQIEIDCKQVVNWIKSKQFNGEMGHVIEDCCMVMNPINCSSIEHCKRGGKWDGS